From the genome of Primulina huaijiensis isolate GDHJ02 chromosome 11, ASM1229523v2, whole genome shotgun sequence:
TTGTTATCCCCTAATAATTTGTAGAGAGTGAGACATATATGTGGAACTTGCATAATTCACAAAGTGAGTTTGATGTAATGTTGGAACAAAAGTGAAATGAATTGAGGTAGAGTTCCATAAAGTATCAATAATCTATAATATATgatcaaattataaaatataaatcatataagTGGAAAAGCTTGCTCAACTATCATATCAAAGTTATAAGTTTGCTTATAATGATATTTCTACTTTCATTTCCAATTATaattaactaatatttttttctctaatccttaataaaaaaattaatgaccaAACTACTGTTTTAAAGAgcactaaaaatataataatcccAAATGACATATGCTTCACGGGTATAATCATCTTTTTGGTGGTGTGGTTCTTGGGAAATTTTGTAGCTAAGATATCATTGGTTTGTAAGCGCAGGATGATTTGAATTACACAGAAGAATTGAATTTGAGAAATGATTTGAAATGGAGTCGAGCtcaaattcatttaaaaaattttcataattattaattaaaatgattaaattaagAGAAATTTAATNTACACTACCCCTGGCCCATCCCTAATCCAAATGAAAGACAGGCCCATGACGGGTCTAGGTATTTCCCTTCTGAATTTattcttcgtgatttcaggctcagaaCAAATTTGAAGcttgcgtctggactagtgacacttgctgaAATCGGACTTCaaattttccgtgagtatcatataatatatatttttttcaaatattttttttatatttagataTGATGGttaaatgcattaaaaaaaatgatttactaaATATGTAGAAACGAGATGAGAGAAATATGGAGAAAGTTTGGTGATGAaatctatatataaatatttaattgtttttaaaatatttagatatTATGAAAAGTTTGGTtaattatataactaattaattatttttaaaatttattaaaacgtgttcttataataatttttattgaatgaaagAAGGGATCATTTTGTTCATCCATTAAAATGATCAATGTAATTATCTAGGGGGTTTGTGCATTATTATATagtgtaaataataataataatcaataataattattgatatttaaGTGAAGAGATAATAAATaagataaaaacaattattcaCGGTAAAATGCTCGATAAACTAATATTCTTATTATCTTCTCTATTAGTTTTAATACAATCGCATGATGGAAAAAAAATACCGAATATTCTGGTATATCGCActtattatatcataaaatacCGTACATACCTAATTTAAAGGTATACCGTAAATTtcgatttgatattatatgatatcGTATCGAACTTTTCGGTATCAGTATGTGTatgacattcaaaatattttgatatatcgggacgaaataccgaaaaaattcatatattttaaaaattataatataataccaATTTTGGTATAGGTATaacgttaaaaaaaattaggtacTTTGGtatgacattaaaaaaaatttgtatttcgATGTGAAtaacactaattttttttaaatttcgacATAAACGACATTAAACTGCTACTTTACCGAAATTTTGGTATACCTAAATTTTTTTGCTGAAATTTCGGTGTACCAAtatgtcggtataccgaaatttcgatAGTGTATCGATATTCATATTTTGATACCGAAATTTTTCGGTATGATATACGGTATTCTTTGAAAAACTTGATATATCATACGGAACTAGACATAATCGCACGCTCTCTGTAATGTCTTTCTTTTCtaataaattacaaatatagttttattgaaaaaaaattatcatgataaagaaaatatcgatacaaataatattttctcaatcttaaatttattcataattttgattataccgaacatattttaatttattttatgtgaaTCCTATAACGTCTCAAATTTGACGACTGTCTTAACTCATACACGTCCTAGGAAACTTCCTAGAAAGTCACACATCCCACAATTGTCCCaaatcaagcacgcttaactttggagttcttatgtaatGAGCTCCTGAAAAGAAATTACATGTTCTTAATATGAGTTGTacctataaaatattttatgtatccaTCAACTGTACAGTCTCAAACCTGAACAGTTTTGAAATCTCTCTCCTTCTAATGTAAGATCGGTACATTCATGTTCCTTCCGCCTAGAAGCCTTCTAGGATCCACTCATTGTTCGTAcaacctcatggcaccagcGATCACCCCCCGTCCTCTTCGACCCTGAGCCTCACATGCCTACCAGCTTCCGCTTGATTCGTCATCAAACCACACCATACTAGGAGAGATCGGCTCTagtaccaactgtaacgtcccagattcgacgatTGTCTCTGCTGtatcaagacgagtctttccaatGTGCTTATGTTCTCACTCACACGTACTTTAAAAATCTTTCCAAAAGTCATTCATCCCAGAATTGTTCCAATTCAAGCGCGCTTAACATTggagctatatatatatatataattcttgcATGGCAAAAGGTAGTGGCAATTTACTTTATAGGTGGATTCAAAAAGCCAAATTAGTGCCGCGCCAGGTGTACTTTATCTTACGCGTTGAGTTACATGCATTTACGTCTTGAGTCGAATTAGAACTAtctattttgttatttatttgttttcgtGATGCATTAATGTACCAAGAAAATCTCTTTGACTTACATATTAATTCTAAACTATATTGGTTCTTGATTTTTATACAAATTGACTTACACATTaagttataaaataaatttaaaattacaaaaatatcttaaatatacttttgaaataaatttttccaAATAAACTGCCGAGATAATTTCGTACTTTTAAATGCATTTTGTATCCCAATTGTAACTCAATTTGTATAGATATCATTTTCCAATGTTTTATTTTACCTAAGCCTAATTCTAAAGATGATGCCTGTAATTATTCATCTGTTTTGACTAAAGTTATTGAAAATTCGtacattataattaaatataacttATTTACTCATCACTCGATATATTCAACCACCACGATATCTTTACTGACCGAAAGGCTCAAAACTTTAATTTGTATTTACattatttttctataattagACGTAGTGCGCATAATACTTTTCACACGTGGCACCCTTACGTTTCGGTCAATGGTAACATTTGTTCTACACTACAATCCTAGCTTGCCATAATTAGCAATGTCATCGGTCGAACATGTAAATCAAAGGAAAGAAATCAAAGTAATTAAATACTATGATGAGTCGGTGTGTTTGTTTTGGTATATTTAAGGTAGGTATTTAAGGCACGTTAGTCTTGATTTGACTCTACTAAGTTACTAACAATGGATAAATCGACAATTGTCAAGCACTATCAtttcaactatatatatatatatattatatatatatgtgtgtgtgtgcgtgcgcTAAGTTTGATGTTAGGAGAATTATTGAATGAACTTTACCAAATGTCGAGTTTGCATGCATGCTTCGAGGATTATATTTCTTAAAGTCTCCAAAAGAGTGTTTGTCGTACGTGTTGCATGTTAATGGTTACAACATATACAAAATCAACATTTGCAAGCAAAATTTGGTTCCTCCTAGTCGTCCTACCTACACGCGGAATGGAAAATGAGTCCACATTCTATGCTAGATATTGACCATGTTGTGTGTTAAATGTATAGCATAGCTAGGGTTGTTAAAGTATATGTATTAGTGGATGTGTAAGACGAGTAAGATCATTTTCAAACTTAGAATCGAGTTCGAACTCGGATATACTTAATTCGAGTCGAATATAAATCAGCTTTAAACTTTTACTGATAAACTATGTAAAATATCATTGCTTGAATTCATCTCCCTGAATAATTTTgtgacaaaaatatatttatcggTTTAGATTATATTGTGGTATCATTACTACATATTGGTAGTATTTTTGTAGCGAGAATAATAGTAATATTGTTGTTGTAAACATAGTATTATCATATTAGGACTCGTTTAGTTCACTTGATTAgattaataattcaaattttatctttttcgaTCAAATATTTAGTTGAAATCGTTATTTATCCATGCGTTAATAACTTATCATAAATCATTCGCtgcataaaaaattacattattatCCTATTTAATATTTTCGCTTTGTTATCTTGAAGGTTGCTTTTGGAATATCACATAAATATGgcgaatttaatttttataagacctttttttattatatagtaagatatatgatattatatatagtTGTGGTTGGTGGTAGAGTACTCCAAGCTAGTAGTAGTATATAGAAGGGTTGTAGCAATGTATTGTCGATTATCATGTATGTATTAGTATTATAGTGTTATATTTATATAGATAGAAGAATGACCTTAGAAATGTTCTCTAGactttagaaaaataaaaacataaaggaataaacacaaaatacataaaattaatgatgaattCAATGCATATAGCATGCATGTGCCCTATAAATCACGATAATCTCATGACATGCACATGCACAACTACAGGCGTCGCATGTCAattgtttggtttggtttgatttGGTTATAAAACCGTAACTTGGTTTagcttaaatttttatcttaaatttaacGAATCCACGTTGGCTCAGTCTAACGATAGAAAAGGACCTCCAAAATTGGAGTGCATGGCACTATGCCTTCCACCCCAACGTCTCGTTCGTGAGGCGGGGCCAGGGACGTAGCCAGGAAATTTTTTCATCCTGGGCTCTGATTCAACGGAGCCTAGGCGggaaacaataaatatttcatttacaAATAGGCTTTACAAAAATTTAATCTAgtctataattaaattatataatattcttttttttttaccctGGGCTGGAGCCCACCTCAGCCTTTGGGGTGGCTCCGTCCCTGGGCAGGGCCAATGTCATATGTCCAGTCTAGATACACAACTCACAAAATTTTTGCTCAAAGTTCGTCCCTGGTCGGGGCCAATGTCATATGTCCAGTCTAGATACTCAACTCACAAAATTTCTACTCAAAGTTCATCGATTGATCAGTGGACAGTGAGCAACAAAACAAACATCGACATAAATGAAATTTCCATGAAGTAGTAACAACTAAGAGTCTAAGACGAATTATAAGTCATCAACAACACATATGAATAACCTTTGATTAACAAACCACGTTCCTTATGTTATGAAACTAAGATGTAGTTGCAGAGTTTCAGTTTTCTTCCACGCTCTAAAGCCACACACAAAGAAAGGCTGCTTCGGTCAATGGATGGTTAGCGAAATGTCTGGTTAACTGTTTAACCTGGATCCAAGACAAGACAATAGACATCAACTGCAGGTGTTTCTCCATTATATATTCTTGTAAAACTGGATTCAGAGCCATTAATACCTTCATTCTAGACGTCGAAATAACTATAACTTACGAAAATCTTAAAGAATGCAACTTTCTGTGATCAGAAGTTAAAGCAAAGGGTCTTGATAGATATACCAATTGTTAAGGGAGAAAACAAATGCAATTTCATTCGATAAATGAGTATTCAGGTGAAAATTAAAGTACCATGTATTGTACTTGTAGCCTTGCTTGAGCGCCTTAGTCAACATTTCTTGTAGCATAGACCAATCAAGAAAGAAGGAGATATAGTGTAACTGGATATGAAAGCCTGCCCAAGTGACGTGAGTTGATAAAATCCTGACTGCATTTGCTCCAGATTGATGTCTGTGCAGACACTCTTCCTGAAGCCAAGGCATAAATGCGGGGAATTGAGTTATgaagaatcaagaaaaaaattatcttgTTTATGCAAAACCAAAATTAACTTCCACCTGCAGAATGCCCATAGCTCATGTAAAAGAGAACTATAGCAGCACTGTCATATTTCTTAGCTTCTACAGCTTGGAATCATTTTACTAGTTGTATCAACTGGTTTATATGTTTGGTGCTTGTGATGCAAATGATCAACAATAAAATCAACTCGATCTCCAAAAATTGCTAACACCACAAATATGACGGTTTCAATTTCAGAAATCGTACAGACCTTTtccaaaatcatatttttgtttCTAACGTTCATATAATTGTTGGAAGCCATAAATacaatataattttgaaaatcaaacaagagcttttgatgAGTATTCAAAGCATGCATATGCAGATTATAAGAGAAAAAGTTAGAATAAGAGCATACCCAAGAAACTAGGATGTGAGGAACAAAATGATATcagtttttaaatataaatcatctACACCAAATCAAGTTTGTAGAACACACTTCAATACTCGAAGTATGTtagataaaatcatttttattattatccaAGTTTTGCGATCATGAAAAAAAGGATAGTCGGATTGAGAGACACTAACAATCTTGATTTcgatgataacaaaacttgttgcTAACATATTTCATTAAGTATGTAGTTGGTAAATGTTAATTTGGAAGTGATAAGCAGCTGAAATCTAATTCCAACACAACCTAGTTTCTAGCGAGCTGAAGTTTTTCGATGGTATATCATATATCGGTCAACGATGAATATATTTCAAGCTAAAAAATAGGGTTACTACTTTCATGTTCATCACTCTAGAGTTAAACCAGCCCAATCAATGGTAAAACCAAATCGATCACATAAAATAGCCAATAACGTGATATGACCATTTCAATGTCATAAATGGTACGTAACATTTGCGAACAATCATATTCTTGCTTCTAACGTTCATATCATTCTTTGAGAACATAATTATAGaattttgaagatcaaacaagaactTTTAATGAGTATTCAAAGCACGGACATAttataaggaaaaaaataagcTAGAATGAAGCAAACCTAAGAAAGTGAGGTGTGAAAAACAAAAGGATAGATGAGCTTTCAAAGATAAATCATCTACaccaaaataaatgaaaatattatttttgtttttgtttttttccataatttaaaggttttaaattgAGACTACACCAGAATAAATGAAAATGGTTGAGttaataaaagttttaaaagaacatttatatatatataattctaaTTAAATTTCACTTTCTGTAAGTGCAAATTAAACAAAGAAACTAGTATCATGCGGTGTATGCGAAGTGGTGATCTAATCGGCTCTAAGTACAATTCAGGCCGGACCAAATAGTAAGTTGGTGATCTAATCGGCTCTAAGTACAATTCAGGCCGGACCAAATAGTAAGTTGTCCATTCAACTGATTTTCCCTGCAAAAATGAAATTGGACTATCATCTTGGATACATAAATCTTCAAATCTACTCACAGACAAAAGATAAATTTATCAATCTGTTTGCATTGTCCCTATTTCCTCACTGATGAAATCCCAATCAATCTTATGATCTTCATCAATCTTCATTTGAGCTGTGACACAATGCAACACAGAAAGTATCTGATCAGACCTCGgatgagacttatcctcgactATAAACTTGTGGATTATGCCTCCTTCTTCAATGAAGCTATGCCCTGCTGCTTTTGTCACATTGTATCCCTTCATCAACCTCCTTAGTTTCGTAACTCCATCCCATTTCCCTCCTTTTGCATATATATTGGAAAGAATCACATAGTTACCTGGATTCCAAGGCTCCAACTTAAAGAGCGACTCAGCAGCTTTCTCTGCAAACTCTACATTGCCATGGAAACTACAAGCCCCTAGCAAAGTTCCCCATACAACGGAATCGGGCTTCATGGGCATAGTTTTTATAAGCTTATAAGCCTCTTGTAGCAATCAGGCTCGACCTAGAAGATCAACCATGCACCCATAATGTTCTAGCTTTGGAGggacaaaaaatattttctccatAGCATTGAAGAGCTCCCGGCCTTCAGCAACCATGCCACCATGAGTGCATGCAAGAATTGCCCCCACAAATGTGACATCATCTGGGTTCATGCCATTTCTCTACATCCCCATTCAGAATGTACAAAGATTAAATTGCATTGCATGAGTCAGTGCTTAAAATATAGTTATGTGAGTAATGTATTCAGAAAGGCTTACCAGCAATTGGTTAAATAGCTTGAGAGCTTCATCACATCTTCCATGAAATGCTAAACCCATGATCATAGTATTCCAAGAACACAAATTTCTATTTCCTCCAATGTTTTCAAACAATTGCATTGCCTTCTCAATTGCACCACACCGTGCATACAGTTCAAGCATCGCATTACTGACAAACAGATTTTTTATATAACTATTGGCTCGAGCATAAGCTTCAATCCTTTGTCCAATCTCCAACGCACCAAGATTTGCGCATGCTGGAAGAACACTAGCTATTGTCACTTCATTAGGCCTCACCCTTCCCTCTCTCTCCATTTCCATGTACATTTCCAAAGCCTCCCTATACTTCCCATTTTGCGAGTATCCAGAAATCAATGCAGTCCAAGATATCACATTTCTTGATGGTGTAGCCAAGAATAAGCTCAAGGCTTCATCCAAACACCCACTTTTCGCGTACCCCGCAATTAAGGAATTCCAGGTGGGGATATCTTTATCGATCATCCCATCAAACTGTTTTCTCGCCAGATTCAACAAGCCCATTTTAGCATACATGTCAACCAAAGCGGTTGAGGCATATACATCATAATCAAGCCCAAACTTGACAAAATGAGCGTGTAGCATCTGGCCCTGCAAAGGATATGAAAGGTTTGCGCATGCAGCAAAGAGATAAGTGAATGAGTGCGGATTGGGGTAAAAGCAATGACGAAGGATTCCGGAATAGAGAAGCAAGCATTGGAAATGTAGGCCACGAGAATGATAGGCCTGAATGAGTTTATTGTAGAGGAAGAGTGATGGATTAGGCGTTTGGTCGAGCAGCTTGTGGGCATAGTTTATGTCTGGGATTTCCAAAAGCttggtgatcatgtatttaGTGAAGTCTGTGCCATTTCTCAGCGTATTGGCGTGTATCTGTTTCAGCTGGTTCATGCGAGTGCGGAGACCTGCTGGGATTCTTTGAAACCTAAAAAGATGAGTGAAAAATATGCAGGATTTTTGCTACAAAACAAAATCAATATACACCATACTTTCCGCGCTCAACAACATtcgaaatttatatattattatttgaatactcGTGAATTAATATGAGTTGGAATCAAAAGTTTAAAAGCTCAAACGGAAGCATTTTTCCTAGTACATATGAACCCAGATGAAATCTTTTCCAACATCTTCTACTTAAAGAATGCATAAATTATCCATTACAATTAAtctcaaaattatttaattaattaattatgattgTTTCGTAATTAATGGCTTCTATCAACAACAATCTTGATGGAATATTAATTAATCGAATAATTTTTCTAAGCAAACATCGATTTCTGCTATGTGaaatcttttataaaatatacatacacatacacacacacacacacacaagccAAATAGAATATAAATCATCGGAATTCCGCCCTCCCCAATCTCCATtgttaccaaaaaaaaaatattattattacataataACGGCATGAGAGCATTGGATTAATCCAACCAAATCCAAAACAATAGCATCTCAGATCACAGTTG
Proteins encoded in this window:
- the LOC140987174 gene encoding pentatricopeptide repeat-containing protein At5g08510-like, with protein sequence MNQLKQIHANTLRNGTDFTKYMITKLLEIPDINYAHKLLDQTPNPSLFLYNKLIQAYHSRGLHFQCLLLYSGILRHCFYPNPHSFTYLFAACANLSYPLQGQMLHAHFVKFGLDYDVYASTALVDMYAKMGLLNLARKQFDGMIDKDIPTWNSLIAGYAKSGCLDEALSLFLATPSRNVISWTALISGYSQNGKYREALEMYMEMEREGRVRPNEVTIASVLPACANLGALEIGQRIEAYARANSYIKNLFVSNAMLELYARCGAIEKAMQLFENIGGNRNLCSWNTMIMGLAFHGRCDEALKLFNQLLRNGMNPDDVTFVGAILACTHGGMVAEGRELFNAMEKIFFVPPKLEHYGCMVDLLGRA